Proteins from a single region of Dehalococcoidia bacterium:
- the larA gene encoding nickel-dependent lactate racemase, which produces MRVRLAYGKDGLVIDVPEHRTTVVQPQYLPGLPDQYGALRTAVRDPVGGASPLRRLAGPNDIVAISVCDITRPMPTSTVLPVVLEELRHVPDENIVILVATGTHRPNTCNELRDMLGSQVVERYTVVNHDAFDSSAVVHLGETSGGIPILLNRLWTEADVRVTLGFVEPHFFAGFSGGPKMVAPGLAAFQTTMMLHNAEMIGHTNATWGVTVGNPIHDAIREIAEQTGVDFTVEVTLNRDHQVTSVYAGDPPTAHRAASRFAKSVAMQQVEEPFDVVVTTNSGYPLDMNLYQSVKGMSAAAQVIKTGGTIICAAECSDGVPEHGEYSRLLRSRSSPEELLEMICGDGHNVHDQWQVQIQAQIQMRASVLIKTGYLGDEGIRQAHLEPVDDVERATHDRLDAAGPDSRLCVIPEGPQTIPYLA; this is translated from the coding sequence TTGAGAGTAAGGCTGGCTTACGGGAAGGACGGCCTGGTCATAGATGTCCCCGAGCATCGCACAACCGTCGTTCAGCCTCAGTACCTCCCTGGACTGCCTGACCAGTACGGTGCGCTAAGGACGGCAGTCAGAGACCCGGTGGGAGGCGCCTCTCCACTTCGCCGATTAGCTGGACCAAATGACATTGTCGCCATATCTGTGTGCGATATCACGCGCCCTATGCCTACCAGTACCGTACTGCCCGTGGTACTGGAGGAGTTGAGACACGTCCCTGACGAGAACATAGTTATTCTCGTCGCAACAGGAACGCACAGACCGAACACGTGCAACGAACTCAGGGACATGCTTGGGTCTCAGGTCGTCGAACGATATACCGTCGTGAATCATGACGCTTTTGACTCGTCAGCTGTCGTGCATTTGGGCGAAACATCTGGAGGCATCCCGATCCTGCTCAATCGGCTCTGGACAGAGGCTGACGTCAGGGTGACTCTGGGGTTCGTCGAGCCTCACTTCTTTGCGGGATTCTCGGGTGGACCCAAGATGGTCGCACCTGGGCTGGCAGCCTTTCAGACGACGATGATGCTGCACAATGCAGAGATGATTGGGCATACAAATGCCACCTGGGGCGTGACGGTAGGTAATCCAATCCATGACGCGATTAGAGAGATCGCTGAACAGACGGGAGTGGACTTTACTGTAGAGGTCACACTGAACCGGGACCACCAAGTTACGAGCGTCTACGCCGGAGACCCGCCAACGGCCCATCGTGCCGCCAGTCGGTTCGCGAAGTCGGTGGCCATGCAGCAGGTTGAAGAGCCGTTCGACGTCGTCGTGACAACCAACAGCGGTTACCCGCTAGACATGAACCTGTACCAGTCTGTGAAGGGCATGTCGGCGGCGGCCCAGGTCATCAAGACTGGGGGAACGATAATCTGCGCCGCGGAGTGCTCGGACGGTGTTCCAGAACACGGCGAGTACAGCAGGCTATTGAGGTCAAGGTCCAGCCCTGAAGAGCTACTTGAGATGATCTGCGGGGACGGTCACAACGTCCACGACCAGTGGCAGGTACAGATACAGGCCCAGATTCAGATGAGGGCAAGTGTGCTGATCAAGACCGGCTACCTGGGCGATGAAGGGATTAGGCAGGCACATCTGGAGCCGGTGGATGACGTCGAGAGAGCCACACACGATAGGCTGGATGCCGCGGGGCCGGACTCGCGACTATGTGTGATCCCAGAGGGGCCTCAGACGATTCCGTATCTCGCGTAG
- a CDS encoding M20/M25/M40 family metallo-hydrolase, giving the protein MAQYLIARLEGYGFNVERDDYGNVVANDGREDPIILSAHMDTVEPGRGIQPLVDGDRIYTDGTTILGGDCKAGVAAIIEALESILEDNVEYNAVEVAFTREEEIGLVGARNLDFSLLSGKEAIVFDGEGPPSQITSSSPEYIGLDIEITGRAAHAGVEPEKGLSAIRIAAELITRLPQGRIDDETTFNVGTIEGGTVRNAVPESTTVHGEFRSRNIESLDSIRIQVDEAVNDVRDMFPEAEIDCHLHTEFVAYNLEEDDPALHRVKGALESLGLTPTLQPSGGGTDGNVFRLNEISAVVVGMADHGMHTVREYVTIPDLVDAAHLCETLLRKDR; this is encoded by the coding sequence ATGGCTCAATATCTCATTGCCAGGCTTGAGGGCTACGGTTTCAACGTCGAGAGAGACGACTACGGCAACGTCGTCGCCAACGATGGTCGCGAAGATCCCATAATCCTATCCGCCCACATGGACACGGTTGAGCCGGGACGAGGAATTCAACCGCTGGTCGACGGCGATAGAATCTACACGGACGGGACAACCATCCTGGGGGGTGATTGCAAGGCAGGTGTCGCAGCGATAATTGAGGCGCTGGAATCGATATTGGAGGACAACGTCGAATACAACGCTGTCGAGGTCGCGTTTACGCGTGAAGAGGAGATCGGCCTTGTTGGTGCGCGGAACCTGGACTTCTCTCTGCTCAGCGGCAAGGAGGCGATCGTTTTTGACGGAGAGGGCCCGCCCAGCCAGATTACGTCCTCCAGTCCTGAATACATCGGACTTGACATCGAGATCACGGGGCGAGCCGCCCATGCAGGTGTGGAGCCCGAAAAGGGACTGTCCGCAATTCGTATCGCCGCAGAGCTAATCACGCGACTGCCGCAGGGCAGGATCGACGATGAGACGACGTTCAACGTCGGCACCATCGAGGGCGGGACCGTGCGAAATGCGGTACCCGAGTCGACAACCGTTCATGGGGAGTTTCGCAGCCGGAACATAGAGTCGCTGGACAGCATTCGCATACAGGTCGACGAAGCCGTCAACGACGTAAGGGATATGTTCCCGGAAGCCGAGATCGACTGCCATCTTCACACCGAATTCGTCGCTTACAACCTTGAAGAGGACGACCCCGCACTGCACCGAGTGAAGGGAGCGCTGGAATCACTAGGCCTCACTCCGACGCTCCAACCTTCAGGAGGGGGCACGGACGGGAACGTGTTCAGGTTGAACGAGATAAGCGCGGTCGTCGTTGGCATGGCCGATCATGGGATGCACACCGTCCGCGAGTACGTCACGATTCCGGACCTGGTCGATGCGGCCCACTTGTGTGAGACCCTGCTCCGGAAGGACAGGTAG
- a CDS encoding MBL fold metallo-hydrolase, which translates to MSVTYLGHSAFLFEDLSGEKLLIDPFGNDEENYWFLKSFPSIEVDLVAVTHDHFDHNAVEALPGGTSVLADAGARQVGNTTVTGVRDLHSGSSGRAGMANIIFIVEHEGVRYCHVGDNRHDIPDDVTRELGKVDVLMTPADDSCHLLTFDEVDALVDTLDPRIVIPMHYYIDGLTTVESTLEGPDGWVRKQSPRRTVRQPRMRIDRRGLPYEREAWTVWAELAR; encoded by the coding sequence ATGTCGGTCACGTACCTGGGACACTCCGCCTTCCTGTTTGAGGACTTGTCCGGCGAGAAGTTGCTTATAGACCCGTTCGGAAACGACGAAGAGAACTACTGGTTCTTGAAGTCATTCCCTTCTATTGAGGTCGACCTAGTCGCCGTAACTCACGACCACTTCGATCACAACGCTGTTGAAGCGCTCCCGGGTGGTACATCAGTGTTGGCGGATGCAGGAGCGCGCCAAGTGGGTAATACGACCGTTACAGGCGTTCGCGATCTTCACTCTGGTTCGTCGGGACGGGCTGGAATGGCCAACATTATCTTTATCGTTGAGCATGAGGGCGTCCGGTATTGCCATGTTGGCGACAACAGGCACGACATTCCAGACGATGTAACCCGTGAACTGGGCAAGGTGGACGTGCTGATGACACCCGCCGATGACTCGTGTCATCTTCTGACATTCGATGAGGTCGATGCGTTGGTCGACACGCTAGATCCAAGGATCGTCATTCCAATGCACTACTACATTGATGGTCTGACGACGGTCGAGTCGACGCTGGAAGGGCCTGACGGCTGGGTAAGGAAGCAGTCGCCTCGACGCACAGTGAGGCAGCCGCGAATGAGAATCGATCGCAGGGGGCTGCCCTACGAGCGTGAGGCCTGGACAGTCTGGGCCGAGCTGGCACGTTGA
- the rplL gene encoding 50S ribosomal protein L7/L12 yields the protein MALTKDELIDEIKGLSVLELADLVKALEEEFGVSAAAPVQMATVAGVAGTAEAAADVEEQTEFNVTLQEIGPNKIQVIKAVREVTTLGLKEAKDLVESAPAAVKEAIPKEEADSLKDKLEEAGAVVEVG from the coding sequence ATGGCCCTTACGAAAGATGAACTGATAGACGAAATCAAGGGACTGTCGGTCTTGGAACTGGCAGACCTGGTCAAGGCTCTCGAAGAGGAATTCGGCGTCAGCGCCGCGGCCCCGGTCCAGATGGCCACAGTCGCCGGTGTTGCTGGCACTGCTGAAGCCGCCGCCGATGTCGAAGAGCAGACTGAGTTCAACGTAACTCTCCAGGAGATCGGCCCGAACAAGATCCAGGTCATCAAGGCTGTCCGCGAGGTCACCACTCTGGGACTCAAGGAAGCCAAGGACTTGGTCGAGAGCGCGCCCGCCGCGGTCAAGGAAGCCATTCCGAAAGAGGAAGCCGACTCCCTTAAGGACAAGCTTGAAGAGGCAGGAGCTGTCGTAGAAGTCGGCTAA